One Salvelinus fontinalis isolate EN_2023a chromosome 22, ASM2944872v1, whole genome shotgun sequence genomic window, gtacagtagagtagaatatcatTACGGAACAGTAGAATATCATTATGGTACCGTAGATTATCACTATGGTACAATATAATATCATTATAGTACAGTAGAATATCATTATGGTACAGTAGAATATCAttatggtacagtagagtagaatatcattatggtacagtagagtagaatatcatGATGGTACAGCAGAGTAGAATATCATTATGGTACAGTAGCGTAGAATATCATTATGGTACAGTAGAATATcactatagtacagtagagtataatatcaTTACGGTACAGTAGAATATCAttatggtacagtagagtagaatatcattatggtacaggagagtagaatatcattatggtacagtacagtagaatatcactatggtatagtagagtagaatatcattatggtacagtagagtagaatatcattatggtacagtataatatcattatggtacagtagagtagaatatcaCTATGGTACAGTAGAATATCATTATGGTACAGTAGAATATCATTATGGTACAGTAGAATATCATTATGGTACAGTAGAATATCACTATGGTACAGTAGAATATCATTATGGTACAGTAGAATATCACTATGgtatagtagagtataatatcattatggtacagtagagtagaatatcaCTATGGTACAGTAGAATATCATTATGGTACAGTAGAATATCACTATGGTACAGTAGAATATCACTATGGTATAGTAGAATATCACTATGGTACAGTAGAATATCATTATGGTACAGTAGAATATCACTATGgtatagtagagtataatatcattatggtacagtagagtagaatatcaCTATGGTACAGTAGAATATCATTATGGTACAGTAGAATATCACTATGGTACAGTAGAATATCACTATGgtatagtagagtataatatcattatggtacagtagagtagaatatcattatggtacagtagagtagaatatcattatggtacagtagaatatcattatggtacagtagagtataatatcattatggtacagtagaatatcattatggtacagtacagtagaatatcattatggtacagtagaatatcattatggtacagtagagtataatatcattatggtacagtagagtataatatcattatggtacagtagagtataatatcattatggtatagtagagtagaatatcattatggtacagtagagtagaatatcattatggtacagtataatatcattatggtacagtataatatcattatggtacagtagaatagaatatcaTTACGGTACAGTAGAATATCATTatggtacagtagagtataatatcaTTATGgtatagtagagtataatatcattatggtacagtagagtagaatatcattatggtacagtataatatcactatggtacagtagaatatcattatggtacagtagagtataatatcattatggtacagtagaatatcattatggtacagtagagtagaatatcattatggtatagtagagtataatatcattatggtacagtagagtagaatatcattatggtacagtataatatcattatggtacagtataatatcactatggtacagtagaatatcattatggtacagtagagtagaatataatttGTAACACTGCTCCCAACCCCCCcagaaaataaacaaatatacatttggagaacaacactcaacacacacgcacacactgtccctccccctctccctctctgttctcacCCTGTAGTCCAGTGATGGTGAGGGGTACCCCCTGCATCTGTACTCCAGCAGTGCCCAGTCCAGCGATGTTGACCGTCTGCACCCCCGACCCAGGGTTGATCTGGGCTGCACTCAGCGTCAGGGGAGCCCCCCCCAGCTGCACGAAGCCCCCTCCTCCCACAGCCCCTCCGCCCACAGGGGCCAGGGTCAGCTGCTGGGGCACAGACATCCCCCCAGGGAGCTGCAGAGTCTGCCATGTGATCTGGCCCGACGAGGAGAGGGTTGGGGTCCGGATCAGAATCTGGAGGAATCAATTAATAGAAAAAGGCTATGAATCATTGACATTCAATTGAAATCAATACAACACACAATAAAATCATAGAGGTTGGAAGAAATgtccactatatatacaaaatgatgtggacacccctttaaatgagcagatttggccatttcagccacacctgttgctgacaggtgtataaaatcgagcacacagccattcaatctccatttaacaaacattgacagtagaatggccttactgaagagctcagtgactttcaacgtggcactgtcataggatgccacctttccaacaagtcagttcatcaaatttctgccctgctagagcttccccagtcaactgtaagtgctgttattgtgaagtggaaacgtctaggagcaacaacgactcagctgcgaagtggtaggccacacaagctcacagaacgggaccgccgagtgctgaagcgcgtaacacataaaaattgcctgtcctcggttgcaacactcactagcgagttccaaactgcctctggaagcaatgtcagcacaataactgttcgttagGATCTTCatgaatgggtttccatggctgagcagtcgtacacaagcctaagatcaccgtgcgcaatgccaagtgtcggctggagtggtgtaaagctcgccgacaactgtaaagtttggtggaggagtaatggtcaggggctgtttttcatggttcgggttaggccacttatttccagtgaagggaaatcttaacgctatagaatacaatgacattctagacgattctgtgcttccaactttgtggcaacagtttgaggaaggcagCTAGCTACCTGTTGGTTCTGGAAGGCTTGTATGGGCTGTAGGGTCCCGCCTGGTCCTAACTGGAAGGTTTGGATCTGATGCGGCTGGCCTTGGATCTGATGGAAACAAACACAGGGCTCACAAACTTTCTGcagatgtactgtgtgtgtgtgtgtgtgtgtgtgtgtgtgtgtgtgtgtgtgtgtgtgtgtgtgtgttacctggttctGTGGCTGGATCTGGATCTGCTGCAACACCTGGTTGCCCATCTGGACAATGATGATAATAACAACTTATAATATAATTTATTATAGTATAATaccatatcatatcataatagaatagaatggagGGTCAAAAGGTAAAAGCAGCCAAGTAGAACCCACCTGTCCCACGATGACCTGCTGGATGGTCCCTGGAGGATCTGATTGGCCCTGTAGTCCGTTGGCCTGGCTCTGGACatgtcaatcaaccaaccaattaATTCATAAACGATCAATCAATACATCCTTTTATTTCATGGATGTCAAGTCACAAAAACACGCAATCACGTACCATCTGTGAGTTCTGTGAGTCCTGCTCGCTGGGTTGGTTCTGTGAGTCTCTCTCCGCCCCTCCGTCCGACCCGGCTACAGAACTCAGTTGTGTTCCGTCCGACAATGCTCCATCGCACCCGGCAACAGTTGTTATGGTACCGCCAGATGACCCGGTAGCTGCCCCGGACACCGCCGCCGCCGTTGTTGTCACCAACTGGTTACTGTTAGCTACGGTAAAGCTGCCGTCTGCTGCTTGGATAAGCTGCACGGCTCCGCCCCCCGCTAAATTATTCATGACCGGCAGGGCGAGGGTCATACCGCCGATGTTTATGGGTACTGTAGTCATTACCTGGGTCTGGGAGCCCTGTAAGGTCTGCATCTGTAGCGGGAAGGACTGGGCTGGACGAAGCTGCAACGTCTGATTGGCTGAGCCAGTGAGGATGGCCTGCTGGTTGGCCGGTTGTAGGATGGCCTGGGTCTGGGATTGGTTCTGGGTCTGGATTAGCTGGACCTGCTCTGGTAGACCGCCCTGGGCCGGACTAAATAGAATAGAAACACTTTATCTACTTTCATCTGTAAAAAGTAAATTGTACCACTTTTTAATCACCCAAACATCCTGTCTAACCTCTAACATGCAGACTACCGGTCTGACCTTTAAAACAGCTGTCACCTACCTGATCTGGATGTGCTGCCCCCCCAGGGATGCGGTCTGGGGGCTGATGTGGATCTGTTGGCCGTCTGCCGTCTGCAGGTGGGGGATCACCTGGTATTGGACCCCACCCCCCGACGAAGGCATATTTTgcacctggagagacaaacaaTAACATTACTTAAAAACATAGTGACATTAGGTGGGCATGTTCTGAacctggacacagaaacagaatactatacagtatatagtactcCACTCTCCATTTCTAAGAAAAAGACAGTTATAGGTTATAGGACCAAAATTTCCACATGACTGCATCCCTCCAGTCAACTTtccattctacacacacacacacacacacacacacacacacacacacacacacacacacacacacacacacacacacacacacacacacacacacacacacacacacacacacctggatgaTCTGGAACTGCTGCTGAGGCTGCTGATTGGCTGCTATGGTTTTAGTCCCGCACACTGCCTTCACCTTACGGCCTGCCGGAGCACTGTCATTGGCTGAAGTGGTGGCCAGCGTTACTGCGACAGGTTGATTGGCAGTGTCATTGGCCATTTGGGGAGCGGTAGTGATGATCTGCCAGCCATTACCAGTGAACTGGGCAGGAACCAGTTCTAACTGCTGCTGAACCAGAGTCTGATTACCTGCTGCGTCTACAACTATATGACCCTGGATCTGCCCACCCTGCAACTGCAAATAAATATAcataaacaataaataaacatCATTGAATAAACATGTACTAGAGTAGGAACCAGAGTCTGGTTCCTGGCTGGATCTATGTGTTCCTGGGTCTGGAAGTACAATGAACACACAGTACACTGAAAGTCTGCAGATATATACCGTGTTATAAGCATGTATGAGCCTTTAAaatggccatgtagtgtatgtaccATGTTAAAGCATGTATGAGTCTTTATAATGTCTTATTGTTTCAGAACTTACATTACCAACATTGTAACAACTATAACAGTAACAAGAACATTAATACAAGGAATAACAAAACCTATAGCGATATAATTAGTATTGATTGCTACCTGTATTTGACCAGCTTGCAACTGGACCTGTCCTTCCACTCCTCCCTGACCTCCTATCTTACTGCAGGTCGCAGCCAGTAGGGCTAGGGGAGACGGCTGGGAATCCTAGAAAGAGAGAATACACAAACAGGCAGATAGGGGAATTCaaacatagaacacacacacacacacacacagagacaacatgcatatagacagagagagagagagatacagagagagagagagacagacaaagagagagagacacacagagacaacatgcatatagatagagagagagatatacagagagagagagacacacacacagaaacaacatgtatatagacagagagagatacagagagagagagacacacacagacaacatgtatatagacagagagagagatagagagagacacacacacacagacaaaatgcatatggacagagagagagagagatacagagattgagagagagacaaagggagaagagagagacacagtaagAGAGACAACAtgcatatagacagagagagcgatacggaaagagagagacacacacagatagatagacagacagagagagaaacacacacacagagacaacatacagagagagagcagtagtcACGAAGGAACTACACTCGTAGAAAAAaacgggttcttcggctgtccctataggagaaccctttttggttccaggtagaaccttttgtaGACATGCAACCCAAaatggttatacctggaaccaaaaaaagtgttattaaaagggttctcctatggggacaaccaaaGAACCCttctaggttctagatagcaccttttgttCTAGGAGTGTAGGTCGCAGGCAAATATTTAATATCACCCACACACCTCTAAAGCTGCCTGTATAGACAGCTAGTGGGGGTTTTTGCACAGAAGCTACATGACAGTCTATTTCAACACTAGAATCAAACATGCCTTTGGAAAACCCTGTCAGAACACATGCTATGGAAATGCTATGAAAATATTATATAAATATGTTTTATTATACTGTAAAAACCTCATCTCATAGACATGGAGCCAAAGACAAGTCCATTATTGGTGTTGATAGACATCATGCAATCCTCTGAACATGGTCTCTAGACAGAACcaggaagtggtgtgtgtgtgtaccagcctACCTGGGATCCAGAACGTTTGCCTTTCTTGCCTGGTTTCCCTCCTTCTGATCCCGACACTTCCTTCTTCTGATCTGAGGACCATCGATCAAACAATACTTGATCAATAATCAATAGACTAACACTGGAGGACTGAATGATTAGtgatcacatttatcaataaCACAGTGGGTAAACGGAGACTACCTGATAAAAATAGGCTATAGAGATGTCAATATTTCCCTGCACATggttttataacagtgtagtgaCAACATATGGTTCAACTACTGGCGAAAAGGCATACACATTGATCGGAACCCGATTAGAGACTAATTCATCTAAACAGATCGGTTATGGAAACGTGTTGCCTGTTTTAGGAATAAGCTATTCTTTATCATCAAACGGTTTCTGCATATCTGTCAGGCTGTATGCAAAGAAAGCGAGGGAGAAAgaaaagagggatagaggggtggagacggagatgagaggggagggtACATACCACTCATAACGCATTCATAAACCAGAGAGGAGAGGCTAGGGGAGAAAGGCCGGCTAAAGCACCGGGTAAGGACGGCCTTTTTTCTCCGCGAATAGCTCGAGCTGGGCTGTGTCGTCGCTCCGGTTAGCACCTAAACCACCCACTCGGCAGGAAGGGCGGTACAAAACTCGAGCAACAATCAAACCTCCCGTGATAACGGGAAACGGTCCGGTTTCCGCATCCGACGCCTCACAAAACCAACCGAAAACACTCTTTAACGACCGACGCGCGTTAATTCCATTAACGGAAAAATCGACTGAAAAAATGTATTCTAATTCAAGTTAGTAATGTGTCCGCGGTAGGCCCACCCACTTCCATTTACCCATCAGACCAACTcccctcgccctctctcctctctttctgcctctgctGTTTCTGCCGCTACGTACAACAAGCCTTTCCAACGATCTTCATGCAAAAACACCCCTCATCAATACCACTATTTTATGGCTATTTTAATAGTTGAATTTTAGAATTGCAGCTGGAGACAGATAGCTGTGGCTTTTTGTGGGCGGTGCGCTCCTCCCACATATTCAGGACTTGGTCTGCGAGGGTTGAGATGGGAGTTGTATTTAGCGAAGCCTCGCCTTCGAAATGTGTTGTGGCGACGGGGACTTCATCTCCCAGTCTGCCTTGCGGTGAGCT contains:
- the LOC129819915 gene encoding transcription factor Sp4-like yields the protein MSDQKKEVSGSEGGKPGKKGKRSGSQDSQPSPLALLAATCSKIGGQGGVEGQVQLQAGQIQLQGGQIQGHIVVDAAGNQTLVQQQLELVPAQFTGNGWQIITTAPQMANDTANQPVAVTLATTSANDSAPAGRKVKAVCGTKTIAANQQPQQQFQIIQVQNMPSSGGGVQYQVIPHLQTADGQQIHISPQTASLGGQHIQISPAQGGLPEQVQLIQTQNQSQTQAILQPANQQAILTGSANQTLQLRPAQSFPLQMQTLQGSQTQVMTTVPINIGGMTLALPVMNNLAGGGAVQLIQAADGSFTVANSNQLVTTTAAAVSGAATGSSGGTITTVAGCDGALSDGTQLSSVAGSDGGAERDSQNQPSEQDSQNSQMSQANGLQGQSDPPGTIQQVIVGQMGNQVLQQIQIQPQNQIQGQPHQIQTFQLGPGGTLQPIQAFQNQQILIRTPTLSSSGQITWQTLQLPGGMSVPQQLTLAPVGGGAVGGGGFVQLGGAPLTLSAAQINPGSGVQTVNIAGLGTAGVQMQGVPLTITGLQGQPQGQEGGVKVQSSPVKVTMGNVAGSSLSPDQMGSVQSASDQEGPPSKRLRRVACSCPNCRDGEGRTSGDPSKKKQHVCHMEGCGKVYGKTSHLRAHLRWHTGERPFVCNWIFCGKRFTRSDELQRHRRTHTGEKRFECPECSKRFMRSDHLSKHIKTHQNKKGGASLAIITTEDMEDSNQGLGSSPRIVTVETLSQDSAPATPTASSPNQMEGEEEEEEEEEFE